In the Arachis hypogaea cultivar Tifrunner chromosome 20, arahy.Tifrunner.gnm2.J5K5, whole genome shotgun sequence genome, TCAGTTATTTTGTCAAAGtaaagttgcagaagaagaaaaaaattaaaaggcatACAAGTTAAAAGGCATgtcatgtatatgtatatataccttTTCTTTATCTCTGTTGTTAGCTTTGGTTGTTTTACAACTGAGTTTCCTCCTCGTAGAAAGCTTTCTTGTACTCTTCAGCTTCCTTTATGATTTGATTACGCAtctccttctcctttttctcCTTTTCCTCAAGATGGATTGCATTTTGACTGAAGCCATGGAAATTATTATGTAATCAGAAGAAATAGTAAATGAGTAATGTTTCATCATTGCCTTAATTGGAAAACAAATCACTAACATTTACATCCACTCTTTCAATCAATCCAATTCAAAAATTATCATAACTTCATCAGTTCATAACAAAATCAATGCAGCATATCAGAAACTAGAAGAACCATTGTACGGAACGCATAACTTGCACTAAAACacgtgaaaaaaaaataatatatatgaatcTAACTGTTGCCAGAAAGTTCAAAAATGTTTGAACAGCATAAGAAATACTAACCTTactctgaaaaggaaacacaGAAAACAAGTTTCGCTCTTTTCCATATCTCTCAGgaaattcatcaaacacatggcaaGCGTAACAATACTGAAGCGAGACAATCTCTCAAGCATGTTCCTCACTTCctccaacaacaataacaacacaaTTAACAGGGAAATTGAATTGATACCTTGAGAAGCTCATTGGCTTCAAGTGTCTCAATGAAAGAGGTTGCAAGATTGGGGCTAACACATCACAGATTCTCAACAGATTTAACTAATTGAAGTACACATCACAGATTCTCAACACATgctaaaaatagaatattttagCTTTACCTAGGAGCAAGCCatataaacaataaaatgaaaaggAATTCGAAAAACCAACCTTGATTGGGTATTTAACTTCCCCCTAGCATTGGTCATCTTTACAGCTTGCACTACCTCTACAACCTGTGTAAATAACCAAGCTTGTAAATGCTCACCTCCTCctactttttataaaattcaagaaagaaaagaggaagaagaataaattaagcacaaaatagaaatTGAACAACTTAGCTTCCAAGTCATAATTAAGAAAACCTCGGGTCACCAAGTTCAATAATCATTACGATTATATCAAATATCAATGGGAATTATCTACTTGGTCATTTGTTAAAACCTTAAAATTCATAAactagttaaattttaatttcttcccAGTATTATCActaatgaaactaaaaaaaaaaaaagaaataattagaaTACAATCGCTACCTATATATATGAAGACATCCATATTTAGCAGTTAATTACAATTTATAAAGTAACTAAAAAAGTTTGAAGTTCATGCaagtaattttgataaaaaaataaaaaacaaaaaaaaaacaaaaattttagacATTTCTAGTATCAATTAAGCATATATTTATTATGTcataataaacaaattaaatacctTATGTGAGCCCATATCATCCCTGAGTCTGCCAATAAGTGACACAACTTTTACAATTTTTGGATCACTCATTATCCAATCAAATAGTTGTTTTGTTGCAAATCCTACCAAACCAAGAAAAGCTATGATCTGAAGTGGCAAGGTAGAAGATATAGCTCCATTAACCTTATACTCATCATATGTTGGAATATAGCCCCCATGGCACCATTTTGCTTCAACCAAGTAGGATTGTGCCAAGTTAAAAAACTGCAAGTAGAATTTATAAACCAAATAATAATTAGTTGACTATTTTAAGGttattaatcataatatattttttagaaaatatcaAGAAATTAGAGGGCTACCTCTTGTTTAATATGTTGCAACACCAAACATGAAATTTCATCCTTTGAAGTCACTGACTCTATTTCATCCCACATTTCTAAAATTGTATTAAATACGGTTTTCATGCATTCTGGAAGAGATTTAATGAGACTAATATCCCAcctaaggaaaaataaaaaagaaggaaaattagatagaTAAAAATTGCATAGTAAACGAGTTACACATACATGAGTTTGAATAATACATAAGAATTGctacaataaattaattatgtagATTATTTTTAGATGTAATAAATCAACCTTTGGATTGCCTGTGTGAAAAGCTCAAGTTCTTGGAGTGTGCCATAGGCATCATAAGTATCATCAAGAAAAGAGATGCATACAACCGATTTGGTCATCAACATTCTTGCAGTGCTATATTTTGGATCACAGGATATGGCTAATGGCCAAAAATAtgcttcaaccactccttcttTTGCATAAGGGATCTTTATCAAAAACTCACCGGTTTTCCACCACCTGCAAGAATATTTTAATTACACCAATACCGGGGAACTAGTGGTCTTATGTTGTGCTCCTTAAG is a window encoding:
- the LOC112782241 gene encoding probable terpene synthase 2, with the translated sequence MQSCTMLKKVLRVSKRWWKTGEFLIKIPYAKEGVVEAYFWPLAISCDPKYSTARMLMTKSVVCISFLDDTYDAYGTLQELELFTQAIQRWDISLIKSLPECMKTVFNTILEMWDEIESVTSKDEISCLVLQHIKQEFFNLAQSYLVEAKWCHGGYIPTYDEYKVNGAISSTLPLQIIAFLGLVGFATKQLFDWIMSDPKIVKVVSLIGRLRDDMGSHKVVEVVQAVKMTNARGKLNTQSSQNAIHLEEKEKKEKEMRNQIIKEAEEYKKAFYEEETQL